One Oncorhynchus gorbuscha isolate QuinsamMale2020 ecotype Even-year unplaced genomic scaffold, OgorEven_v1.0 Un_scaffold_12710, whole genome shotgun sequence DNA window includes the following coding sequences:
- the LOC124016954 gene encoding myotubularin-related protein 12-like, with amino-acid sequence MFHYRYTITGPLLPGCYSEPVLPPPVSTSSVCSRVKQPVPYTVCPHTPSLTVCLSWQAESPHTQRSPLNCPTVWDWSVQFDCKAQDLFTNPLYTEKPKQETSVRKSYRPRHLRQLSLPSSAFKTPPKKGFFKDEADNLKKILGVKRLSRWMLSPSSDSPQTSSSVREFYEAWQTKPLDYHGLLLPCLDGPSIRVWMQRYLPVEMDFPP; translated from the exons ATGTTCCATTACCGCTACACCATTACCGGGCCGCTCTTACCGGGCTGTTACAGTGAGCCCgtcctccctccaccagtctccaCTTCTTCTGTGTGCAGTAGGGTAAAACAGCCTGTACCATATACAGTATGCCCACATACACCCAGCCTGACTGTTTGCTTGTCTTGGCAGGCCGAGTCGCCCCACACACAAAGAAGCCCATTGAACTGCCCTACAGTGTGGGACTGGTCGGTGCAGTTTGACTGCAAGGCACAGGATCTCTTCACTAACCCTTTATATACCGAGAAGCCCAAGCAGGAGACGTCTGTGAGGAAATCATACAGGCCCAGg CACCTGCGTCAGCTGTCCCTGCCAAGCTCAGCCTTCAAGACCCCCCCTAAGAAGGGCTTCTTTAAAGACGAGGCGGACAACCTGAAGAAAATCCTCGGTGTAAAGAGGCTCAGTCGCTGGATGCTGTCTCCTTCCTCAGATTCCCCTCAGACCTCGTCTTCAGTCAGGGAGTTCTACGAGGCGTGGCAGACTAAACCATTGGACTACCATGGTCTGCTGCTGCCCTGCCTGGACGGTCCCTCCATACGCGTCTGGATGCAGAGGTACCTGCCCGTAGAGATGGACTTCCCcccctaa